The stretch of DNA TTTTTAAAGAGGTTATACATGCAagaaactcatttttttttgctAAAGTGACACTCATTTATACATGATCTCAAAAATTGCATATTATATGTCAAAATAGTTCGGGAAAGAATGGTGGTATGATGAAACTACAATAATTCTAAATCACTTAGAGCTTTTGAAATATTGCATGTCCTCAGCCTACTATACATATTTTTAGGGTTTCAGGATTACTTGTTGCAAACAAAGttttcattttatatgattGACGTATAATTAGGTAATCATGCTGTTTTATTTACAATActgtatttttataattaattagaagAAACagacttttataatttattaaaagtaacATACATTTActtaagagtttaattattatgtatTGTCAATATAAAATCGTGACAGtgctctctttctctctctctatatatatatctcCCACATCATTCATTTTCTAAGAGTGAttataggaagaaaaaaaatgtatagttCAATGTTCAATTATAGGTCAGACAAGTTATTAAATTCAGACAATTTTctaaactgaaaaaaaaaaaaattaacagaaTGCAGTACTTACCAACCCCTTTTCATCAATTGAGCAGCCACAGAAGAAACTTTGGCTTGGACATAGCCATCAGGAGAACTAGCATGCTGCATTGCATAGCATAGACAAAAACTGcaatatgaatataatttaacttttatttattcgttagatattcaacttttagtaatttagtttttgacatatataaaaatattattataaaatataatagaagTAGGATgtatataaaatcatatttttttaaatgtcatgttaaatatcaaaacataacttaatttcattgacatattaTCTCGTTAAActatttaaagatatatttgattacttatttaaaaatgttaacatacttaaaagtttatttcattttaacattttgAATATATCTTTAAATAGGCATGACAACGGGGCGGGTCGGGGACATATTTTGCCTCCTCCACCCCTGCATCCGACTAATCGAGGAAAACACGCACCCGCACTCGTTTCATAACAGGTGTGAAATTTAAGCCTTCATCTCCGTCCGCAACGAGGTTTAAGTTTTTCCGCCCACACCCGCatccatttatatatataaaattatgaatttaaaaatcatatctattataattaatataataaaataataattattagataataataaaatgaaaattattttctatagagataaaattataatttttaatattttaaaaatattaagtatatttaatatatatatatatatatatatatatatatatatatgtatagaaaattaaaaaaattactataatattacTCGAGGTGAGTTTGGGTGCAAGTGCGGAGTGAATATCATCACCCCAAACCCGTCCACCCTATCAAAACGGATTTTTCTCGCATAAATCAAATGGATTTGGGTAGGTATCCGCGGGTGCGGATTATATTGTCATCCAGTAAATTGGGTAATTTTTGGAGTTTTTTAGGGGAGGGTTTTAGAATATAATTTGTGGGTATACGAGACAATTTTGTTCTGCTTTCTGTGGCTAGTTTCCGGTCAAAGTGGACTGTTAAAACTGAGCTACTTAGGATCAAGCGTAGGTAGTGTCCGACTTGTCTATCGGGCCCAAATATGAGAATGTAAAAGTGTTTTCTTCATCTACTTTCCCATGGCTCCAATAAAGATCtgtcaatttaaataaaataaatttttaaattaaccaatccaaataaaaattggtgagttttgaaaaaaatatgggATGAGAAAAGaaattcacaattataaatagataTACAATTCTATTAAGCACAAAACTAActatttttaactaaatgatATTAATGGAGGAAACAACATataattaaaccaaatatttgTTTAAGTGTAACGAGCTAATAAGCTAAAGCTATACTTAAGTCAACTAAATTTGCTCAATACTATATTATTTTTCGCAGAGGTAGTATATGGGAAGGTATCTAAAATGCCACTcttataaacaattaattaaaacactagaatacattaaattaataatattgataaaaatatctaaattttattAACCAAGGTCGAATAATAGTCACATGacgataaatttaaattttatttttttacttgagttttattttctatttaaattttaaaaataattaatattagcGTCCATTTAACCACATCATTAAATTTAACtttcataaatataataaaattaaaaggttaaatttatatttttaaaataaaaagtcaaaatcaactaattaaatacaaatttcaatttagaactataaaaaaactttaaatcaaaattaatttttatttaaattttaaaatcaattataatccATACTCATTgaacaaacaaaattatttttaaatcagtagaatcattttttttttctgaagaAATCACTATAATCACTTTTGACAGTTCCAAACGTGAATCTAGTATATTTTTCAGAGTTTACAAAaaattcttctattttttgATCTCTCAATTGTTTTGGTGAATACCAAAAACAGTGTGCGTTTTAAACCCAGAGGCCAGCGTTCGGTAGTCGCTCCCTCTCATTCACCGCCACAGCTGCCGCCTCGTCGTCAAACTGCGGTATGCCACTTCAATTTGCATCTCCCTTTTCTGTGTTGTGTGTTAGGATTCAattattgttttcaatttttcttgagttagggtttctaaccatcTCTCGATTTCTCAGTGTGGTTCTATGAATGTTTAATTCTCCCAAAACTTTTATTCGTCTATAAGTTTgtagatttatatttatatttatatgctAAGTCTACTGACGAGGGTGCTTATACTTTTTTATTCCTCTTTTcagcaaataaataaatacttttttattcTATTATGTATTGCAGAATCTGTAATTCGGAGGAGGTTGGTTTAATATGGTGGCATTTTTCAATGCCTGTCCTTTGCAGTCTTTGATAATTCATGAATATGATGAAGACCCTTAGTTAGAGTCACATGACATTGCTGCTGGTTCCTTGTTTTAGAAGATAGATGGATAACAATAATTCTTTAGTTTTAGATGATGATGCTAATGTTACTATAGCAGAACATCCTTTAGTCATTGGTCAAGAGTTTCCAGATGTGGAAACCTGCCGAAGAACATTGAAAGATATTGCCATAGCTATGCATTTCGATCTCCGCATAGTTAAGTCAGATCGCAGTCGTTTTATAGCAAAGTGCTCCAAAGAAGGCTGCCCGTGGCGTGTTCATGTAGCAAAATGTCCTGGTGTTCCGACTTTTACTATAAGAACTCTACAAGCAGACCACACTTGTGAGGGAGTTTGCAACCTTCACCATCAGCAGGCATCAGTAGGTTGGGTTGCAAGATCTGTAGAATCACGCATTCGAGATAATCCACAATACAAACCGCGGGAAATACTACAAGATATTCGAGATCAGCACGGAGTTGCTGTTTCTTACATGCAAGCTTGGCGAGGGAAGGAACGGAGCATGGCAGCGCTTCATGGAACATTTGAAGAAGGTTACCGTGTTCTCCCTGCATACTGTGAGCAAATAAGGAAAACAAACCCTGGTAGCATTGCATCTGTGGGTGCCACTGGTCAAGAAAATTGTTTTCAACGCTTGTTTATTTCTTATCGAGCATCAATTTATGGGTTTATAAATGCTTGTAGGCCTCTTTTAGAGCTTGACAGAGCACATCTTAAAGGAAAATATCTGGGTACCATATTTTGTGCTGCAGCTATTGATGCTGATGATGCTTTGTTTCCTTTGGCTATTGCTGTTGTTGATACTGAAAGCGACGAAAACTGGATGTGGTTTATGTCAGAATTACGAAAACTTCTTGGGGTAAACACTGACAACATGCCTAGACTTACAATACTATCTGAAAGGCAAAGAGGCATGGTGGAGGCAGTAGAAACACATTTTCCTAGTGCTTCACATGGTTTCTGTCTGCGTTATGTTAGCGAAAATTTCCGCGATACATTTAAAAACACAAAGTTGGTGAACATCTTTTGGAATGCTGTTTATGCCCTTACAGCTGCTGAATTTGAAAGCAAGATTACTGAGATGATAGAGATTTCTCAGGATGTTATATCATGGTTTCAACACTTCCCTCCCTATCTTTGGGCTGTTGCATACTTTGATGGTGTTCGATATGGCCATTTCACACTTGGGGTAACAGAACTGTTATATAACTGGGCCCTAGAATGTCATGAGCTCCCCATAGTGCAGATGATGGAACACATCCGCCAGCAGCTGACGTCTTGGTTTAATGATCGGCGAGATGTGGGCATGGGGTGGACTTCAATTCTTGTACCATCTGCCGAGAAGCGGATTTCGGAGGCAATAGCTGATGCTCATTGCTACCAAGTACTCCGGGCAAATGAAGTTGAGTTTGAAATTGTGTCAACTGAAAGGACCAATATTGTGGATATACGAAGTCGTGAGTGCTCTTGTCGCCGATGGCAGCTGTATGGTTTACCTTGTGCTCATGCTGCTGCTGCACTTATTTCCTGCGGACATAATGCCCATATGTTTGCTGAACCATGTTTCACTGTACAAAGTTACAGAATGACCTATTCGCAGGTGATAAATCCTATTCCAGACAAGAGCCAATGGAGAGAACATGGAGAAGGAGCAGAAGGTGGAGGAGGTGCAAGAATTGATATCATAATTCGGCCACCAAAGACTCGCCGACCCCCTGGAAGGCCTAAAAAGAAGGTTCTTAGAGTAGAGAACTTTAAGCGTCCCAAAAGGGTTGTTCAATGTGGTCGCTGCCATATGTTAGGACATTCTCAAAAGAAATGCACGATGCCCATTTGAAAGaattaattgttaaaatctCTCTAGTTTCAGCAACATTACAGCAAATAGAATGAATGTTGTCTttgtattgtaatttatttaaattaaaatgtatgCTGAATCAGCCAGTGGCAAAATAAGGATACATTATATTTTGGCATAATTGGTCTTGCTATGATGGTGGGCTGTCTACatgatctgtttttattttgcCTCACAGAACAAGTAGTTAATGTCAGAAATCTATCTTACCGGATTTGTCTCTGCTCTGCTAATTGTATCACTATTTCATGATGACTTGAAGTTAGACTAAATAATTTGAATTGGTATatcatcattcttcaaaaaTGAGGCCATGGTTTTCAAGTTTTTCAACTTTTGTTCTCTAAATAACGCCTTTGAATCGATCAGTACATGCCTTTCTTGATAGATTTTTTAATCAACTTCTAAGGTATCTGAAACTCATGAAAAACTGGCTATAGAAAATGAGGATACTgcaaagaaaaatcattttcaaaagGCAACTTGAGAACTTTTAGATCAGATCAGTTCTTGGTAGTGTTTATCAACTTTGCAGTGTCTTTTTCTAGTCAGGAAAATTTGCtagtttttaatatttcaagTCTGTGCATTGAAGTGCATCAGTTATGCTAGCAGGGGCTAGCTTCAAAAGTGGAGTGAACTATTGCTCTTGCATGCATAATACTGAATTAAATTTTCTGCCAACATATATAATGGTCGTATAATTGCATCAGGTAGCTGTGGATAACAACTACATGATTCATCCATTAATTGCTATAGTTTCTCCACTCTAAAATTTTAGCTTATTTGCTGATGCTGCAAAAGAACGCAGAAATCAATATGTTCACTGCTCCCTTATCAATGGTATGGAGTCAGATCGAATTAGTTTGAGTAATGAAATTGCACCTATAATActttttagattttaatatggttttgatgtgtttatttgatgttgttcgTGATTTCTTAGCTATGTCTGTCAGGGTCGATATCGCCTTACCTTGTTTTGTGTATAATTTCTAGTTTTTCAAGCGCAAATGTTTTCTGTATAATTTCTAGTTTTTCAAGtgcaaataaaatttgaaactaacagccacaatatttttatatttaaatagaaCTGAATCAATTGATCgttatttgatgttgtttgtGATTTCTTAACTATGTCTGTCAGGGTCGATATCGCCTTATCTTGTTTTCtgtataatttttagtttttccaGCGCAAATGTTTTCTGTATAATTTCTAGTTTTTCAAGtgcaaataaaatttgaaactaacggccacaatttttttaatacaggCTTTCTGGGTTAGTAGTAAAAAATGATGGTCCAATAAGCTTGGCTCAGCAGGCAGCCTGTGATCCCTCCACTGTCAAGAGCCGGAGGTGTTCCCTGCTCTGTGAGTCCAGCCTCACGCTGTACCCTCGAGTCTAGGAGCCAAGAGATATAAGCCTTTGCCCAAGTCCCGTGACTCAACTCTCAACTTGGAGAGGGCAGGCCAGCATAGTGCAGCCACCAACTCAACCTGACAAGCCAAAGTTGTGTACCATCACCTTAATGCCCCCGCTTGGGTCATAAGCTGGAGCTACCCAACTCAGCACACTAACTAATATGTTAGATGCTTATAAAGACTCATTTATGTTATATTCTAGCCAATGTCGGACTTGCCAATGCTAACATGAACAAAAAATCCAAGAGGGTGTAGTCTTCAGTTGGAATTTGGTCAGTTGCAATGGAATTTAATTTTGTAACCAAAATTGTTGGTGTTGATGTGATGGTTTTCCGCTTACAAATAGTCTTGGCACTGATGAAATAAAAGGTACACACAAAATTGTTGGTGGAAGAAAAAAACAGAATTCATTAAGATGCTATTAAAGTCTTCCATCCAATTAAGTTTACATGTAAATATTATCAGGCCTCATATTGATGGAAACTTTAAAACGACCCACAGGTTTTTTCATCTCAGCAAACAATGAAGAACAGTTTCTGCAAACTCATCTTATGATTTGAATTACCTTTATTTTTTGCTTTGCCTATGTCAATGGGACTTTATTGGTGGAGAGAAATTTCAAAAGAACTGTGACTAATGTTGGTGATGGTCCTGCGC from Cicer arietinum cultivar CDC Frontier isolate Library 1 chromosome 3, Cicar.CDCFrontier_v2.0, whole genome shotgun sequence encodes:
- the LOC101495764 gene encoding uncharacterized protein, which encodes MDNNNSLVLDDDANVTIAEHPLVIGQEFPDVETCRRTLKDIAIAMHFDLRIVKSDRSRFIAKCSKEGCPWRVHVAKCPGVPTFTIRTLQADHTCEGVCNLHHQQASVGWVARSVESRIRDNPQYKPREILQDIRDQHGVAVSYMQAWRGKERSMAALHGTFEEGYRVLPAYCEQIRKTNPGSIASVGATGQENCFQRLFISYRASIYGFINACRPLLELDRAHLKGKYLGTIFCAAAIDADDALFPLAIAVVDTESDENWMWFMSELRKLLGVNTDNMPRLTILSERQRGMVEAVETHFPSASHGFCLRYVSENFRDTFKNTKLVNIFWNAVYALTAAEFESKITEMIEISQDVISWFQHFPPYLWAVAYFDGVRYGHFTLGVTELLYNWALECHELPIVQMMEHIRQQLTSWFNDRRDVGMGWTSILVPSAEKRISEAIADAHCYQVLRANEVEFEIVSTERTNIVDIRSRECSCRRWQLYGLPCAHAAAALISCGHNAHMFAEPCFTVQSYRMTYSQVINPIPDKSQWREHGEGAEGGGGARIDIIIRPPKTRRPPGRPKKKVLRVENFKRPKRVVQCGRCHMLGHSQKKCTMPI
- the LOC113785754 gene encoding uncharacterized protein; translated protein: MQHASSPDGYVQAKVSSVAAQLMKRGW